The Flavobacterium galactosidilyticum nucleotide sequence AATTTAATAGGTAGTGGTAAAACAATAACTGTAGTCGAGGCGGATGAGTTCGATCGTTCTTTCCTGCATTTGCATCCTAATATTGCGTGTATTACATCAATGGATGCAGATCATTTAGATATATATGGGACTAGTGAAGCAATCGAGGAATCTTTCGTCGAATTTGCTAATAAAATTGAGGATAAGTCACATCTCTTTATCACAAATGAATTGCCAATTGAAGGTGTAATTTGTTCAGTGAATGAAGAGGCTATTTACAAAGCGTTTAATGTTAGAGTAGGAAACGGTAGTTACATTTTTGATGTGCAAACCCCTACGGAAGTGATTAAGGATTTACATTTTGGCTTGCCAGGACGACATAATTTAATGAATGCACTTATGGCTATTGCAATGGCTAATTTATTCGGCACCCCAACCGTTGAAATTGCAAAAGCCATCGCTTCATTTAAAGGAATTAAAAGAAGATTTTCATACCAAATAAAAACAGAGTCTAAAGTTTATATAGATGATTACGCACATCATCCTACAGAGATAAATGCTGTATATCAGGCGGTTCGAGAATTATATCCAGGACAAAAAGTGCTTGCTGTTTTTCAACCGCATTTATTCAGTAGAACAAAAGATTTTGCTGACGATTTTGCAAAAAGTTTATCAGCATTTGACGAAGTCATATTATTAGACATTTATCCAGCTCGTGAATTACCTATGGAAGGAATAAATTCGAAATGGCTTATGGATAAAATGACAAATAATAGTAAAAAATTAATTACAAAAAGTGATTTAGTTTCATCGATTTTAGCGAGTGATGCAAGTATTATTGTGACGATTGGTGCAGGCGATATTGGAGAATTAGTACCCACAATTAAAAAAGCGATAAATGAAACTCTTTAATTGGACAAATATTAGGCTATTGCTGATGTTCGTTGTGGTGATTTTTTTATTTTCATTTACGTCAAAACGAAATTTAAATAGAAAATTAACCAAATGTACAGTTGCTTTTGTAGGGGATAACGCTCCTTTTGTTAAGCAAGAAACGGTTAATAAATTGTTAATAGAATATAATAGTGAGGTGTCCAGCATTCAAAAAGTTAATTTAGATTTGAATAAGTTGGAAAAAAGCCTCAATTCGCAAGAAATGATTGAAAAATCAGACGTTTTTGTGAGCATTGATGGCGTGTTAAAAGCAGTAGTAAAACAAAAAACTCCTATTGCTAGAATTTTTGATAATGATGGTTCTTTTTATGTTGATTATAAGGGAAATAGAATGCCGTTATCAGCTAATTTTACAGCTAGAGTTCCGCTTGTTTTAGGAGAGATAAATAAAAATAACAATGACGATTTAGCTGAATTATTTCGCATAATTTATGATGATCCCTTTTTGAAGAAAAACATCATCGGAATTGAAATTATGACGGATGGTAGCTTAAAAATGCACAACAGAAATTTTGATTATCAAATAGATTTCGGTAAATTGAATAATGTTGAGCATAAGTTTAAAAATTATAAAGCTTTTTTTCAAAAAGCAGTTTTAGATAGTTCGTTGTATAAATATAAAAAAGTTGATCTCCGATTTACGGAACAAGTAGTTTGCACTAAATAATAGATAATGGAAAAAGAGAATATTGCAGTAGGTCTAGATATTGGGACAACTAAAATAGTTGCCATGATAGGTAAAAAGAATGAATATGGTAAACTTGAAATTTTAGGTATTGGAAAATCTAAAAGTTTGGGAGTGGCCAGAGGTGTTGTAAATAACATTACTAAAACCATACTATCTATACAGCAAGCAGTTCTAGAAGCAGAGAATAACTCTGGTTATAAAATAAAAGATGTGGTAGTTGGAATCGCCGGTCAACACATTCGTAGTATTCAGCATACAGACTACATTAGTAGACACAATCCTGAAGAAGTAATTGGAGGAAACGATATTCAACTCTTGATAGATCAAGTTAATAAATTGGCTATGTTGCCTGGGGAAGAAATTATCCACGTTTTACCTCAAGAATTT carries:
- the murC gene encoding UDP-N-acetylmuramate--L-alanine ligase, with translation MNLNQINNVYFIGIGGIGMSNLARYFKNLGKRVVGYDKTPSALTDELIASGISIHFEDAIDLIPNDFYVENTLVVVTPAVPITHSEWNYFTERNFEIKKRSEVLGLITKDTFCFAVAGTHGKTTTSGILGHIMYESGADVTAFIGGIVENYNSNLIGSGKTITVVEADEFDRSFLHLHPNIACITSMDADHLDIYGTSEAIEESFVEFANKIEDKSHLFITNELPIEGVICSVNEEAIYKAFNVRVGNGSYIFDVQTPTEVIKDLHFGLPGRHNLMNALMAIAMANLFGTPTVEIAKAIASFKGIKRRFSYQIKTESKVYIDDYAHHPTEINAVYQAVRELYPGQKVLAVFQPHLFSRTKDFADDFAKSLSAFDEVILLDIYPARELPMEGINSKWLMDKMTNNSKKLITKSDLVSSILASDASIIVTIGAGDIGELVPTIKKAINETL
- a CDS encoding cell division protein FtsQ/DivIB, which produces MKLFNWTNIRLLLMFVVVIFLFSFTSKRNLNRKLTKCTVAFVGDNAPFVKQETVNKLLIEYNSEVSSIQKVNLDLNKLEKSLNSQEMIEKSDVFVSIDGVLKAVVKQKTPIARIFDNDGSFYVDYKGNRMPLSANFTARVPLVLGEINKNNNDDLAELFRIIYDDPFLKKNIIGIEIMTDGSLKMHNRNFDYQIDFGKLNNVEHKFKNYKAFFQKAVLDSSLYKYKKVDLRFTEQVVCTK